The following coding sequences are from one Capsicum annuum cultivar UCD-10X-F1 chromosome 3, UCD10Xv1.1, whole genome shotgun sequence window:
- the LOC107866006 gene encoding protein argonaute 4B, whose protein sequence is MASKELLLNLPPPPKEIPLGVVPMKVEPGKDCGPVSERLRPNFKQMNRPRPGVRGKKIDLLTNYFRVCFQGGVSELYSYSVNVQYENGDPVSGSNLIRKVIHKLWEIYSSELGEQAFASDGQQILFTTSPLPQKKLDFTVVLDAATSKRSRTDGNFSGDGDLSEGDQKRQKIIPRLKTFIVQITFVSIIPFRTILDGQHGVKSGNSEVLIALDTILQHCNAKRNCIMLRQSYFPNEIKNFMDLTGGILGCRGYHSSFQSVQGGLFLNLDTSTTTVIQPGPLVNFLMANQNVETPFKIDWAKAKILKNIRIKLLHSNREHKITGLSNRTCKEQKFLLRLKGSDNQSDNVQTVEITVYEYFVKKRGIELRYSSNLPCINVGSHREPKFIPVELCSLVPLQRFKKELYLHQRSILVSKSSQKPIELMKDLNEELKNNNYDTDPMLRACGISISKSFTELEGRILSPPQVRVGNKEDLAPRFSRWSFNGKKFVEPKSIEFWAVVNFSTGSDIRAFCIEMAKLGATKGMNINPPAFVFEENAKHKKKPGSVRVDKMFEQIIPKFRKDPPRFLLCFLPAKFSNLYGPWKKKCLMDFGICNQCIAKNRVDETYLANVILKINATLGGRNFMLSSEVSQTIPLASKVPTMILAMGVTHAPFSRSDLPSVAAVVGSTQWPMISCYRASICTQPPKTEMIHSLFRPVSDSEDTGIIRELLMGFHSSSGMRRPEQIIIFRQGLSESQFKQIISEMEEIIKACKFLDDTWSPKFTLIVAQRRHHTKMFQANSSDNILPGTVVDTKICHPLYNNNFYMCAHAARVGTSRPNHYFVLLDEIGCSSDNVQELVHCLCYVSQRCTSAIHEVAPLRYARLASAQMLEIMKTEGPQLPKLHKNVRDTMFFC, encoded by the exons ATGGCGTCTAAGGAGTTATTGCTAAATTTGCCACCCCCTCCCAAAGAAATTCCCTTAGGTGTGGTTCCTATGAAAGTTGAACCTGGAAAAGATTGCGGACCAGTTAGCGAGAGATTGAGGCCAAACTTTAAGCAGATGAACAGACCTCGTCCAGGGGTCAGGGGAAAGAAGATAGATCTGCTAACAAACTATTTTCGAGTATGCTTTCAAGGTGGCGTAAGCGAATTATATTCGTACAGC GTTAATGTCCAATATGAAAATGGGGACCCTGTCAGTGGAAGCAACTTAATTAGAAAAGTGATTCATAAACTCTGGGAGATATACAGCTCCGAGTTAGGAGAGCAAGCATTTGCTTCTGATGGGCAACAGATCTTATTTACAACTAGTCCTCTACCGCAGAAGAAGCTAGATTTCACAGTTGTGCTTGATGCTGCAACATCAAAAAG GAGCAGGACAGACGGCAACTTTAGTGGCGATGGAGACTTAAGTGAGGGTGATCAAAAGAGGCAGAAGATCATACCCCGATTAAAAACTTTCATAGTGCAGATAACATTTGTTTCCATCATCCCCTTTCGGACCATTCTTGATGGACAACATGGAGTAAAATCAGGAAATAGTGAAGTTCTGATAGCATTAGACACCATTTTGCAACACTGTAATGCAAAAAG gAATTGCATTATGCTTCGCCAATCTTACTTTCCCAACGAGATAAAGAACTTCATGGACTTGACTGGTGGTATACTTGGATGCCGAGGTTATCATTCGAGTTTCCAATCTGTTCAAGGTGGATTATTTTTGAACCTTG ATACATCTACAACAACGGTTATACAGCCAGGTCCACTAGTTAACTTCTTAATGGCCAACCAAAATGTGGAAACTCCCTTCAAAATCGACTGGGCTAAG GCAAAGATCTTGAAAAATATCAGAATTAAGCTATTACACTCCAATAGAGAACACAAAATCACTGGACTTAGCAACAGGACATGTAAAGAGCAGAA GTTTCTTCTGCGACTGAAGGGTTCTGATAATCAAAGTGACAATGTCCAGACCGTTGAGATAACTGTTTATGAATATTTTGTCAAGAAACGCGGAATAGAACTCCGTTATTCATCGAACTTGCCATGCATCAATGTAGGGAGCCACAGGGAACCCAAGTTCATTCCTGTTGAG CTCTGTTCATTGGTTCCCTTACAACGATTCAAAAAGGAATTATACTTACACCAAAGATCCATATTAGTGAGCAAGTCTAGCCAAAAGCCGATAGAACTCATGAAGGATTTAAATGAG GAACTTAAAAACAACAACTATGACACTGACCCCATGCTGCGCGCTTGTGGAATCTCAATTAGCAAATCGTTTACTGAATTAGAAGGAAGAATTCTATCTCCTCCACAG GTGAGAGTGGGAAACAAGGAAGATCTCGCTCCAAGATTTTCGCGCTGGAGCTTTAATGGCAAG AAGTTTGTAGAGCCAAAAAGCATTGAATTTTGGGCTGTGGTGAACTTCTCCACTGGTTCTGACATACGTGCATTCTGCATTGAAATGGCAAAATTGGGTGCAACAAAGGGAATG AACATTAATCCACCAGCATTTGTTTTCGAAGAGAATGCTAAGCATAAAAAGAAACCGGGTTCTGTTCGAGTGGACAAGATGTTTGAACAAATAATTCCGAAATTTCGGAAGGATCCTCCTCGATTCCTTCTTTGCTTTCTTCCTGCAAAGTTTTCTAATTTATATG GTCCATGGAAGAAAAAGTGCCTTATGGACTTCGGAATTTGTAACCAGTGCATTGCAAAGAACAGAGTTGATGAAACTTATCTTGCTAATGTTATCTTAAAAATTAATGCAACA CTTGGTGGTAGGAATTTTATGTTATCATCTGAAGTTTCACAGACTATCCCCTTGGCTTCTAAAGTACCCACAATGATCTTAGCAATGGGCGTTACACATGCACCTTTTTCACGGTCAGATTTACCCTCCGTTGCTGCA GTGGTCGGTTCTACACAGTGGCCAATGATTTCTTGCTATAGAGCATCAATTTGTACCCAACCACCAAAGACCGAGATGATACATTCACTCTTTAGACCAGTTTCAGATAGCGAGGACACAGGCATAATCAG GGAGCTGCTGATGGGTTTTCATTCAAGCTCGGGAATGAGGAGGCCCGAACAGATTATTATATTCAG ACAAGGTTTAAGTGAATCTCAATTCAAGCAAATTATTAGCGAAATGGAGGAAATTATCAAG GCCTGTAAGTTCCTTGACGACACTTGGTCTCCTAAGTTCACTCTAATTGTTGCACAAAGAAGACACCACACAAAAATGTTCCAAGCCAACTCCAGCGACAATATTCTTCCTG GCACGGTCGTCGATACTAAAATTTGTCATCCGCTGTATAATAACAACTTCTACATGTGTGCACATGCGGCAAGAGTT
- the LOC107862625 gene encoding alpha/beta hydrolase domain-containing protein 17C, with translation MGGVTSSMAAKLAFFPPNPPSYRVINDPLTGLLLLDTFPHRENVDVLKLPTRKGTEIVALYIRYPMATSTLLYSHGNAADIGQMYELFIQLSIHLKVNLMGYDYSGYGQSSGKPSEQNTYADIEAAYKCLEESYGAKQEDIILYGQSVGSGPTADLAARLPRLRAVILHSPILSGLRVMYPVKRTYWFDIYKNIDKIPLVKCPVLIIHGTSDEVVDCSHGKQLWELCQEKYEPLWLKGGTHCDLELYPEYIRHLKKFVSTVEKPPSQRNLSRKSIDRPEQSRKSTDCFEGPRKSTDRREKPRKSTDKPEKLRNYEYKFANDDKLSKLRMSFDQVERSRRSVEFFEKPRRSIDQQMEKARKSVDWLDRIRAG, from the exons ATGGGTGGAGTAACGTCGTCCATGGCGGCGAAGTTAGCTTTCTTCCCACCAAATCCACCTTCCTACAGAGTCATTAACGACCCACTTACTGGTTTATTGCTGCTTGACACTTTCCCACACCGTGAAAACGTCGACGTTTTGAAGCTCCCTACTCGCAAGGGAACGGAGATCGTTGCCCTTTACATTCGTTACCCTATGGCTACTTCTACTTTACTTTACTCTCATGGTAACGCCGCGGATATTGGCCAGATGTATGAGCTCTTCATTCAGCTTAGCATCCACCTTAAAGTCAATCTCATGGG GTATGACTACTCTGGCTATGGACAGTCATCTGGCAAG CCAAGCGAGCAGAACACTTACGCAGATATTGAAGCTGCATACAAATGTCTTGAAGAGAGCTATGGCGCAAAGCAGGAAGATATAATCCTTTATGGCCAATCTGTTGGAAGTGGTCCCACCGCGGATCTTGCTGCTCGTTTGCCTCGACTTAGAGCAGTTATTTTGCATAGTCCAATCCTGTCTGGCTTAAGGGTCATGTATCCTGTCAAACGCACATATTGGTTTGACATCTATAAG AATATTGACAAGATCCCATTGGTTAAATGTCCTGTCCTGATCATTCAT GGAACTTCTGATGAAGTTGTTGACTGCTCTCATGGGAAACAACTATGGGAGCTATGCCAGGAAAAATATGAACCGTTATGGCTCAAAGGGGGAACGCATTGTGACTTAGAACTGTACCCAGAATACATTAGACATCTGAAGAAGTTTGTATCTACCGTTGAGAAACCACCTTCTCAGAGGAACTTATCAAGAAAAAGTATAGACAGGCCTGAACAATCACGGAAGAGTACAGACTGTTTTGAAGGTCCAAGAAAAAGCACCGACCGAAGAGAGAAACCAAGAAAAAGCACTGATAAGCCAGAAAAACTGAGAAACTACGAGTACAAGTTCGCCAATGATGACAAGCTTTCGAAGTTAAGGATGTCTTTTGACCAAGTAGAGAGATCGAGGAGGAGTGTGGAATTTTTTGAGAAGCCTCGAAGAAGCATCGACCAGCAAATGGAAAAAGCACGAAAAAGTGTGGACTGGCTAGATAGAATAAGAGCAGGTTGA